A genomic window from Amia ocellicauda isolate fAmiCal2 chromosome 15, fAmiCal2.hap1, whole genome shotgun sequence includes:
- the gsap gene encoding gamma-secretase-activating protein: protein MLHLRPTLDLRRDVMPHVLRKDEPPGTGEVSVCIACPESPLSAAALRVVNTERDGRVLYCCQGASGNTSIGRYDPRIQQNKLLYTFDKEVCVSSASVNREATLLAVSLVQKLRRETHREPLRAGSKCLTLLIEIHPINNTKVLKAVDCRIRVQFLYPDTDKNSVHESHLLLISEDSYVEQFHINLVQEEGYRVVIQNPARIPKDKVAEDFSWAQWDAHTQRLFYLTCREKSVLKCVQFYPDCICETLFELPMDLPASPFAPVRFVNFGCDHYKDEELVADEALNLVVLTSNTGSMCICYSKPVQADEDVTYTVAFVHRGYSKTFTVAMEGAPRPPRTDLLFISLDYYIAVCLPGCFLHLINSRQPDLACHSLFLSGEQTRLCCLCPSSSVLSLPEAVLLEVHSGNMFIVSIKNSSLLHFLFTSTEDGQRLAALHCALAYLTPESEVELQIIHWICDNVMSYDRFDQIQEFMLTSLYRRIWQQSVSLDKVLPYSSISHWEEEIPGVKITTELLSQPVFRGKTRHLKGYWEELQWNIETMKYFEAVPNLRYRTTFVSEEWNKLLAERGSEEKKPSNYLRNIQENTKKVLSTVDTWHLDKKLVPLFQEEDHQQRVLIGLMVDKLREHLNRHLHRLGKKRIDGLVVNYVAQLLELVRRILETLWVKFNLRSQLLCFKQQGSPAEWAVFHVMSRVLEAAKGLCLPLPPGFNSLLTVLGLRCLPTHTFLQYLDHGILQLTEPFVMQLFKELDNSDQNEELKFSIVKRLPESMGQKIYQLWDHPISSACIARNYVRSLFVKLEKKQGTTRAERDRSFFQSEFMPLSYLTKTLYDVEDQAVNPFKEQENVDAKFVEEIALKQTFLMLGFEDK from the exons ATGTTGCATCTGCGCCCGACTCTTGATCTGCGGCGGGATGTGATGCCCCATGTCCTGAGGAAGGACGAGCCGCCCGGGACAGGAGAAG TTTCCGTGTGTATTGCCTGTCCAGAGAGCCCACTGAGTGCTGCGGCGCTGCGGGTCGTCAACACGGAGCGGGACGGCAGGGTGCTGTACTGCTGCCAG GGCGCCTCTGGAAACACCAGCATAGGAAGATACGACCCTCGCATACAGCAAAACAAG CTGCTGTACACTTTTGACAAGGAGGTGTGTGTCAGCAGCGCCTCAGTAAACAGGGAGGCGACGCTGCTGG CTGTCAGCCTGGTGCAGAAGCTGAGGCGGGAGACGCACAGGGAGCCCCTCAGAGCAG GTTCAAAATGTTTGACCCTTCTCATCGAGATCCACCCAATAAACAATACGAAAGTCCTGAAAGCAGTTGACTGTCGCATAAGAGTGcag TTTTTGTATCCGGACACGGACAAGAACTCTGTTCATGAGAGCCACTTGCTGCTCATTTCTGAAGACAGCT ATGTTGAGCAGTTCCATATCAACTTGGTCCAAGAAGAAGGATACAGGGTG GTCATTCAAAACCCAGCCCGCATCCCTAAAGATAAAGTGGCAGAGGATTTCTCCTGGGCACAATGGGACGCACACACTCAGAGACTTTTCTACCTGACCTGCCGG gAAAAATCAGTGCTGAAATGTGTGCAGTTCTACCCTGACTGTATCTGTGAAACTCTG TTTGAGCTGCCTATGGATTTGCCTGCCAGCCCGTTTGCTCCCGTGAG GTTTGTTAACTTCGGTTGTGATCATTATAAAGACGAGGAGCTGGTGGCAGACGAGGCTCTGAATCTGGTTGTTCTCACAAGTAATACAG GAAGCATGTGCATTTGCTACAGTAAGCCAGTGCAAGCCGATGAAGACGTCACGTACACAGTTGCGTTTGTGCACAGAG GGTACAGCAAGACATTTACAGTCGCGATGGAAGGAGCGCCAAGACCCCCAAGAACGGACCTGCTTTTCATCAGCTTGG ATTACTACATAGCGGTGTGTTTGCCTGGTTGCTTCCTGCATCTGATCAACTCCAGACAGCCGGACCTGGCGTGCCACAGCCTCTTCCTGTCAG GTGAGCAGACCAGGCTGTGCTGTTTATGTCCGAGCAGCAGCGTCCTGTCCCTGCCTGAAGCCGTGCTGCTGGAGGTGCACTCTGGGAACATGTTTATAGTCAGTATAAAGAACTCGTCCCTGCTGCATTTCCTGTTCACGAGCACGGAGGATGGTCAGCGGCTGGCTGCGCTGCACTGCGCGCTGGCTTATCTCACACCTGAGTCTGAAGTGGAGCTGCAG ATCATACACTGGATATGTGACAATGTGATGAGCTACGACCGCTTTGATCAGATTCAGGAGTTCATGCTGA CATCGTTGTACAGGAGGATTTGGCAGCAGTCTGTCAGTCTGGATAAGGTCCTGCCCTATTCCTCGATCTCTCACTGGGAAGAG GAAATCCCAGGGGTGAAGATCACTACTGAGCTGCTCTCCCAGCCTGTGTTCAGAGGGAAG ACGAGGCATTTAAAGGGTTATTGGGAAGAGCTGCAGTGGAACATTGAGACCATGAAGTACTTTGAGGCGGTCCCGAATCTGAGATACAGGACCACCTTCGTCAGCGAAGAGTGGAATAAGCTATTGGCTGAAAGG GGCTCCGAAGAAAAGAAGCCATCCAACTACTTAAGAAACATCCAAGAGAACACCAAAAA ggtTTTGTCTACTGTGGACACCTGGCACTTAG ATAAGAAGCTGGTCCCTCTCTTCCAGGAGGAGGATCACCAGCAGAGGGTGCTGATAGGCCTG ATGGTGGACAAACTCAGGGAGCATCTGAACAGACACCTGCATCGCCTGGGCAAGAAGAGGATCGACGGGCTGGTGGTGAACTACGTGGCACAATTG CTGGAGCTGGTCAGACGCATCCTGGAGACGCTGTGGGTGAAGTTTAACCTCCGCTCTCAGCTGCTGTGTTT CAAACAGCAAGGCAGCCCTGCCGAGTGGGCTGTGTTTCATGTGATGAGCCGGGTCTTGGAAGCCGCTAAAGGTCTCTGCTTGCCCCTGCCTCCTG gttTCAACTCCCTGCTGACGGTGCTGGGCCTGCGCTGCCTGCCCACTCACACCTTCCTGCAGTACCTGGACCATGGCATCCTGCAGCTCACCGAGCCCTTCGTCATGCAGCTGTTCAAAG AGCTGGACAACAGCGACCAGAACGAGGAGCTGAAGTTCAGCATCGTAAAGAGACTGCCAGAG TCTATGGGCCAGAAGATCTATCAGCTCTGGGATCACCCCATCAGCTCGGCCTGCATCGCCAGGAACTACGTTAGAAGCCTCTTTGTAAAGCTCGAGAAAAAGCAG GGGACGACCCGGGCAGAAAGGGACAGGTCTTTCTTCCAGTCCGAGTTCATGCCGCTCAGCTACTTGACCAAAACCCTTTACGACGTGGAGGATCAAG CAGTGAACCCCTTCAAGGAGCAGGAGAACGTGGATGCCAAGTTTGTTGAAGAAATCGCTCTGAAGCAGACTTTCCTCATGCTGGGCTTTGAGGACAAGTGA